One Candidatus Neomarinimicrobiota bacterium DNA window includes the following coding sequences:
- a CDS encoding UvrD-helicase domain-containing protein, with amino-acid sequence MIQSELQKAMFMDRNLFIEASAGTGKTYTLTKRYCAILDDFARQVLENPGAPRYDPSNILVITFTRKAANEMTVKIFRDLKMLLAGRSIDANLPELGQYLRRTTPEYRLWLEGAFSRHAISTIDSFCMQVLKDYAFTAGLDPDFKVEEEVLSTLFFEKELDRFLRKKASQSDSDLSIVFDVITVDQVKQVMEYLYNHRLFLQDWLQKMGSKPTEQLKEEMWHDWVQAYTPDFDEEYILRELHQVIKALDSPVYDESDAARRLLRNLQSALDAIPSGISDTELRRILCVSVLPLLMTKKKDKFLSRYHGNKVNWKCPKVLDDVKNSLKEITVSLRLEAAQVCEAPNNLDRMGLQVLIAMYKLFVDFQKHMDGFQARMGYLTFDDVILKTQALLKKHESIRKSLSGRYVHIMVDEFQDTNDPRWDIIRMIASDEEGTLRPSGLFIVGDKKQSIYGFQQADVTVMKQAKDDLAKASVEPAEIILSNNYRSTGRFIDKVVNTLFPKLFPDEESPWQAVFTPTRPAGIFPPEVDQVPKFPVLVRTITQVPSNDMERACAVNAALTAREMLTWWDDEKMEEKLKETNIHTKGPVLGILLRSFTRVGAFAAIFKRFNIPLEIVAGNGFFQRQEIFDFCYLLAFFANPHDDLALTALGRSPWLMLTDEQVDAFRDRNEHESIWSFIQRNASLQTIKDVLQDWLNRSRTLFLPDLMEDILAEQERELACLSDEEGERYLANLDLTIHLLRGMMLNGMSLRESLAWFISQRDRKSSREEAGPEGEARVCLMTIHKAKGLEFPMVILGDMNRKEKSDKIHVTHAARQDDTDVAINILDEGDENLRSGVFRSIHNGQKAREEAEELRVFYVAVTRAMFHVAFLAEFTDSNRKPSQNTPWQRYIARGLLVDNPSNPAGPDWRNTDDPISGMSLLNRTWDDALTCLPAAKTVEKAWVLPPAVKRRWKPLCIVTPHDIMEQMTVGDNRREGQRGDSEMNRQYGVFFHKVMEEQWWNAPDSAEKWLKDNITDFSSLSSPEALQRLNKDLSRLISNPLFQEINRLQPGDAFFELPVSAVYETEKERFLLRGVVDLLYRTGESWTILDYKTDRDLNGLSQYRVQMNLYQEMLFQAFGITPKGLIWFVSQNHVETVRRDPGVLNRLSPDGSPVVPAPEKGKADAAIMDDLVEFLDGHPTLVLCSTKTEAEEIRKNLVWRKKASPEIRILSWQDLQRVRNVPGKGLDPGVRMLLCRHILKEQQEISPMPGTARKLSEALSQAELYGLTGDAVSESLIQSAFQAIRERDLTTDGDILNYLKEKHPFKGMDVYLTGWYQPSPLRHSLMETIARDARRFRMPGSRDIPDIHAWKKLGELDGRGHKVVVCNRSEDEVRLVFREIVAREPVNLQSCHIAVSNPSEYEPLIRRIAGEYGIPVSFSTRIPLKQTPLGNFFLNLMTLMENIHQAEWIIIAGVLLDPIVQAPPYLYDLDVYLRQNALESPDAIKLFLERKGNQRHEFFRGIYDRYVNRLLEDMASLKSISRCLDYLKHTLDEIPGNASSGREGVFNQKVRDTLARLIRKTIPSLQLVGVDDREMKQEGLILLREWINREEIPRRDWTQGIPVTGFLDTMNLEPDCLWLLGLNQTDFPVRMLRNPFFSEAPYNPWYLNRRMLSHWCRLKQVRFLASKTLSNSATTEPSALLEAFEQVPPPADISVYPGRRSFYRNFFSAVIHPSPELPAIRRHNEWMKRQTSPDKASNALPGPYHGLARPVDLPYRTSATQVEHLIVCPMRYWFSAILKLRQTDADKQGKENMEVGGFVHAILHRFGEEGGFTLPEPKALSLMKQVVNEELKKRDHNTETDIWAKQRFRFLIRGLDENPPKGKMADLVRKNLEILRAFDDLDSFFEQKFDDEKSKSDGMCWPLLKHKEFAELELKGKIDKVFVDHKKKQILISDYKTGSSYSVNNVTAGFNIQPLVYYLKVKEAFPGYRTVFVYESIPKNHQAYNMSKEIGDTGKKGLFVPASNPLNIETDEWTEKITGWFKEAVEHLKSGTFPHTTRDRFSKACTHCEFAYLCRKEDTD; translated from the coding sequence ATGATTCAAAGTGAATTGCAAAAAGCAATGTTTATGGACAGGAATTTATTCATTGAGGCCAGTGCAGGGACAGGTAAAACTTATACCCTCACAAAGCGCTATTGTGCCATTTTGGATGATTTTGCACGCCAGGTCCTCGAAAATCCCGGGGCGCCCCGTTACGATCCGTCCAATATCCTGGTCATCACCTTTACCCGGAAAGCAGCCAATGAAATGACGGTGAAAATCTTCAGGGACCTGAAGATGCTCCTGGCAGGCAGGTCCATAGATGCTAACCTTCCCGAACTGGGTCAATACTTGCGCCGGACTACCCCGGAGTATAGACTTTGGCTGGAAGGCGCCTTCTCCCGGCACGCAATTTCCACCATTGACAGCTTTTGTATGCAGGTCCTGAAAGATTACGCATTCACCGCCGGTCTGGATCCTGATTTTAAGGTGGAAGAGGAGGTTCTGAGTACTCTTTTCTTTGAAAAGGAACTGGACCGTTTCCTGCGAAAAAAAGCCTCCCAATCCGATTCCGATCTCTCGATTGTCTTCGATGTGATAACAGTGGATCAGGTGAAACAGGTTATGGAGTATCTTTATAACCACCGCCTTTTCCTTCAGGATTGGCTGCAAAAGATGGGCAGCAAACCGACAGAACAGCTGAAAGAAGAGATGTGGCATGACTGGGTTCAGGCCTATACTCCCGATTTTGACGAAGAATATATCCTCCGTGAACTCCATCAGGTGATTAAAGCATTGGATAGTCCTGTCTATGATGAATCGGATGCGGCTCGCCGGTTGCTACGTAATCTTCAAAGTGCTCTCGATGCCATTCCATCCGGTATATCCGACACCGAACTCCGGAGAATACTGTGTGTATCTGTGTTGCCTCTGCTTATGACGAAGAAAAAGGACAAATTCTTGTCCCGGTATCACGGCAACAAAGTGAACTGGAAATGCCCGAAGGTTCTCGATGATGTTAAAAACAGCCTGAAAGAAATAACGGTCTCCCTGAGGTTGGAAGCGGCGCAGGTGTGTGAAGCACCGAACAATCTGGACCGGATGGGTCTTCAGGTTCTCATTGCCATGTACAAGCTCTTTGTTGACTTTCAGAAACACATGGATGGATTTCAGGCCCGCATGGGTTATCTGACCTTTGATGATGTAATTCTCAAAACACAAGCCCTCCTTAAAAAACACGAAAGCATCCGGAAAAGTCTGTCCGGCCGGTATGTTCATATTATGGTGGATGAGTTCCAGGATACCAACGATCCCCGCTGGGATATTATCCGGATGATTGCCTCCGATGAAGAGGGAACCCTGCGTCCTTCCGGACTCTTTATTGTGGGGGATAAAAAACAGTCCATTTATGGTTTCCAGCAGGCCGATGTTACCGTGATGAAACAAGCGAAGGATGACCTGGCAAAAGCCTCTGTAGAACCGGCCGAAATTATACTCAGTAACAATTACCGGTCCACAGGGCGTTTTATTGATAAAGTGGTGAATACTCTTTTCCCAAAGCTTTTTCCTGATGAAGAATCCCCATGGCAGGCGGTGTTTACACCTACCCGGCCTGCCGGTATCTTTCCTCCTGAAGTGGATCAGGTCCCCAAATTTCCCGTATTGGTCCGCACGATTACACAGGTTCCGTCAAATGATATGGAAAGGGCCTGTGCCGTTAATGCAGCCCTCACAGCCCGGGAGATGCTGACATGGTGGGATGATGAAAAAATGGAAGAGAAGCTTAAGGAGACAAATATCCACACGAAGGGTCCGGTGCTTGGTATCCTTCTCCGCTCCTTTACCCGCGTTGGAGCTTTTGCGGCCATTTTTAAACGTTTCAATATCCCCCTGGAAATTGTGGCCGGAAACGGTTTTTTTCAACGTCAGGAAATCTTTGATTTTTGCTATCTTCTGGCTTTTTTCGCCAATCCCCATGATGATTTGGCTTTAACAGCCCTCGGACGGAGTCCCTGGCTTATGCTCACCGATGAACAGGTGGATGCTTTCCGGGACAGGAATGAGCACGAATCAATCTGGTCTTTTATTCAGCGAAATGCATCTCTTCAAACTATAAAAGATGTTTTGCAGGACTGGCTGAATCGCAGCAGAACCCTTTTTCTGCCGGATTTGATGGAGGATATCCTGGCGGAACAGGAACGGGAACTGGCCTGTCTTAGCGATGAGGAAGGAGAACGTTACCTGGCCAATCTGGATTTGACCATCCATCTTTTGCGGGGCATGATGCTCAACGGGATGTCTCTGCGGGAATCCCTGGCCTGGTTTATATCCCAGAGAGACCGTAAAAGCAGTCGGGAGGAGGCAGGTCCTGAAGGAGAAGCCCGTGTTTGCCTTATGACCATTCACAAGGCAAAGGGACTGGAATTCCCCATGGTTATTCTTGGGGATATGAATCGGAAAGAGAAAAGCGATAAAATTCATGTTACACATGCTGCCAGGCAAGATGATACGGATGTTGCCATTAATATTTTAGACGAGGGTGATGAAAATCTCCGTTCCGGGGTTTTTCGTTCTATCCACAACGGACAAAAAGCCCGGGAAGAAGCAGAAGAACTCCGTGTTTTTTATGTGGCGGTCACCCGGGCTATGTTCCATGTGGCCTTTCTGGCCGAATTTACCGACTCAAACCGTAAACCGTCTCAAAATACACCCTGGCAACGCTATATCGCCCGGGGTTTGCTGGTGGATAATCCCTCAAATCCTGCCGGTCCGGACTGGAGAAATACGGATGATCCTATAAGTGGCATGAGTCTCTTGAATCGCACCTGGGATGATGCCCTGACATGTCTTCCTGCTGCAAAAACCGTCGAAAAAGCCTGGGTTTTACCTCCGGCTGTCAAAAGGCGCTGGAAACCCCTCTGCATAGTAACTCCTCATGATATCATGGAACAGATGACTGTTGGCGATAACAGGAGGGAAGGACAAAGGGGAGATTCGGAGATGAATCGTCAGTACGGAGTATTTTTCCACAAAGTCATGGAAGAACAGTGGTGGAATGCTCCCGATTCGGCTGAAAAATGGCTGAAAGACAATATTACCGATTTTTCTTCACTCTCCTCCCCGGAGGCTTTACAGCGGCTGAATAAAGATTTGTCCAGGCTGATATCCAATCCCCTCTTTCAGGAAATCAACCGGCTTCAGCCAGGAGATGCTTTTTTTGAATTGCCCGTTTCTGCTGTTTATGAAACGGAAAAAGAACGGTTTCTCCTCCGGGGTGTGGTGGATCTGCTCTACCGGACCGGAGAGTCCTGGACAATTTTGGATTACAAAACAGACCGTGATCTGAATGGACTTTCACAATACAGAGTACAAATGAATCTTTATCAGGAGATGCTGTTTCAGGCATTTGGCATCACCCCAAAAGGCTTGATATGGTTTGTGTCACAAAACCATGTGGAAACTGTCAGGCGGGATCCCGGTGTATTAAATCGTCTCTCACCTGATGGAAGTCCCGTCGTTCCGGCACCCGAAAAGGGGAAAGCCGATGCAGCCATCATGGATGATTTGGTGGAATTCCTGGATGGACACCCCACGCTGGTCCTGTGTTCAACTAAGACAGAGGCGGAAGAAATCCGGAAAAATCTTGTCTGGCGGAAAAAGGCTTCACCTGAAATCCGTATTCTTTCCTGGCAGGATCTACAGCGCGTTCGGAATGTCCCCGGTAAAGGACTTGATCCGGGTGTGAGGATGCTTCTATGCCGTCATATCCTGAAAGAACAGCAGGAAATATCCCCAATGCCCGGTACTGCCCGGAAACTGTCAGAAGCCCTGAGTCAGGCGGAACTTTACGGACTGACAGGGGATGCGGTAAGCGAATCCCTGATTCAATCGGCTTTTCAGGCAATCCGTGAACGAGATTTGACAACGGACGGAGATATTCTGAATTATTTAAAAGAGAAGCATCCTTTCAAAGGAATGGATGTTTACCTTACAGGATGGTATCAGCCATCCCCTTTACGTCATAGTCTGATGGAAACGATTGCCCGGGATGCCCGCCGGTTCAGAATGCCCGGTTCCCGGGATATCCCCGATATCCATGCATGGAAAAAGCTGGGTGAACTCGATGGCAGGGGTCATAAAGTTGTGGTGTGTAACCGGTCAGAAGATGAAGTCCGGTTGGTTTTCCGGGAAATCGTCGCCCGTGAACCTGTCAATCTTCAATCCTGCCACATTGCTGTTTCCAATCCGTCCGAATATGAACCCCTGATTCGGCGGATTGCCGGTGAATATGGCATTCCCGTCTCCTTTTCCACACGGATACCCCTGAAACAAACACCTTTGGGGAACTTCTTCCTGAATCTGATGACACTGATGGAGAATATCCACCAGGCAGAGTGGATTATAATCGCCGGTGTCCTTCTGGATCCGATAGTCCAGGCTCCCCCATACCTCTACGATCTGGATGTGTATCTCCGGCAGAATGCCCTGGAATCACCGGATGCCATCAAACTGTTTCTGGAGAGAAAGGGGAATCAAAGGCATGAGTTTTTCCGTGGAATCTATGACCGGTATGTGAATCGCCTCCTGGAGGATATGGCATCTTTGAAGAGTATCTCCCGCTGTCTCGATTACCTGAAACATACGTTGGATGAGATACCGGGCAATGCATCTTCCGGCCGGGAAGGGGTTTTTAATCAAAAGGTCAGGGATACATTGGCCCGCCTGATCCGAAAAACCATTCCATCGCTGCAGTTGGTGGGTGTGGATGATAGGGAGATGAAACAGGAGGGACTGATACTCCTCAGGGAATGGATCAACCGTGAGGAAATCCCCCGAAGGGATTGGACACAGGGTATTCCCGTCACCGGTTTTTTGGATACCATGAATCTGGAACCTGATTGTCTGTGGTTGTTGGGATTGAATCAGACCGATTTTCCGGTTCGGATGCTTCGCAATCCCTTTTTCAGTGAAGCACCTTACAATCCCTGGTATCTGAACAGGCGCATGCTCAGTCATTGGTGTCGACTGAAACAGGTCCGCTTTCTGGCTTCGAAAACACTATCCAACAGTGCGACAACGGAACCTTCCGCACTGCTGGAAGCCTTTGAACAGGTTCCGCCTCCGGCAGATATCAGTGTGTATCCCGGCCGGCGCTCATTTTACCGCAATTTTTTCTCAGCCGTGATTCACCCCTCTCCGGAACTGCCTGCCATCCGTCGACATAATGAATGGATGAAAAGGCAAACTTCCCCGGATAAGGCTTCGAACGCATTGCCGGGACCCTATCACGGATTGGCAAGGCCGGTTGATTTACCCTACAGGACATCGGCCACTCAGGTGGAACATTTAATTGTGTGTCCCATGCGGTACTGGTTCAGTGCAATCCTCAAACTCCGGCAAACCGATGCCGATAAACAGGGGAAGGAAAATATGGAAGTGGGCGGATTTGTTCACGCTATCCTCCATCGTTTCGGTGAGGAAGGGGGATTTACACTCCCGGAACCAAAAGCCCTCTCTCTCATGAAACAGGTGGTGAATGAGGAACTGAAAAAGCGGGATCATAACACGGAAACGGATATCTGGGCCAAACAACGCTTTCGCTTTCTGATTCGGGGTCTTGATGAAAATCCCCCGAAAGGAAAAATGGCCGATCTTGTCCGGAAGAATCTGGAAATTCTCCGTGCTTTTGATGATCTTGACAGCTTTTTTGAACAAAAATTTGATGATGAAAAATCCAAATCTGATGGTATGTGCTGGCCTCTTTTGAAACATAAGGAATTTGCAGAATTGGAACTCAAAGGGAAGATTGATAAAGTCTTTGTGGATCATAAAAAAAAGCAAATCCTGATCTCAGATTATAAAACCGGTTCATCCTATTCGGTAAATAATGTTACCGCCGGTTTCAATATTCAACCGCTGGTCTATTATCTGAAAGTGAAAGAAGCATTTCCCGGATACCGGACTGTTTTTGTCTACGAGAGTATCCCCAAAAACCATCAGGCATACAACATGTCCAAAGAAATCGGGGATACGGGAAAAAAGGGATTATTCGTTCCGGCTTCAAATCCCCTCAATATCGAAACCGACGAATGGACTGAAAAAATCACCGGCTGGTTTAAAGAGGCTGTTGAACATTTAAAAAGCGGGACATTTCCACACACAACCCGGGACCGTTTTTCCAAAGCATGTACCCATTGTGAATTTGCCTATCTGTGCAGGAAAGAGGACACAGATTAA
- a CDS encoding iron-only hydrogenase system regulator: protein MDTQQRYHTLSITVYDRDRVYRKVGELLHDFADAILLRVGYPIENENAAIIFLILKMTGDEVGALSGRLGQLESINVKVSTLKL, encoded by the coding sequence ATGGATACACAACAGCGATACCACACATTAAGTATCACGGTTTATGACAGGGACAGGGTATACCGGAAGGTTGGTGAATTATTGCATGATTTTGCCGATGCCATCCTTCTCCGGGTAGGATATCCTATTGAAAACGAAAACGCCGCCATTATTTTTCTGATTTTAAAGATGACAGGCGATGAGGTTGGTGCCTTGTCCGGGCGTTTGGGACAGTTGGAATCCATCAATGTTAAAGTATCCACTTTAAAATTATAG
- a CDS encoding response regulator has product MISTTVEPFKIGIVEDSAIISMTLKKLVEQYGYQVVGPFGNADEALTCFSSGPPDLILMDIVLNGSMDGIGLAREINRRIHIPIIYITGHSDETKLKRAKSTAPLGYIIKPFDPKQLQITLNMAFRKIETDKQLLRYQKRLEEMVNEKTYDLQREIERRKTVESSLVRQNEELVALNKELKLKNQQIMTKTLKLYQKDQLLKKLTKSLLEKRDKEKKVINPEIVKIIRDLQNHFEEHTLDEFEIRFSDIYHGFNERLLKNFPNLTPNEIRLCELIKLNFTTKDISNLTLRSVKSVEIARYRLRKKLGIGKYVNLATFLANF; this is encoded by the coding sequence ATGATTTCCACAACTGTTGAACCTTTTAAAATCGGTATTGTTGAAGATTCGGCAATAATCAGCATGACACTGAAAAAACTGGTCGAACAATATGGTTACCAGGTTGTGGGTCCCTTTGGAAATGCCGATGAGGCTCTGACATGTTTCTCCTCCGGGCCACCCGATCTTATCCTCATGGATATCGTTCTCAACGGTTCTATGGATGGTATCGGACTGGCCCGGGAAATCAACCGGCGGATACATATTCCTATTATCTATATTACCGGACATTCCGACGAAACAAAGCTGAAACGGGCCAAAAGTACGGCTCCACTGGGGTATATCATCAAACCCTTTGATCCGAAACAACTCCAGATTACCCTGAATATGGCTTTTCGTAAAATCGAGACAGATAAGCAATTGCTCCGGTATCAAAAACGCCTGGAAGAAATGGTAAATGAAAAAACCTATGACCTGCAGCGTGAAATTGAACGGCGGAAAACAGTGGAATCCTCTCTGGTCAGGCAAAATGAAGAATTGGTCGCACTGAATAAAGAACTAAAGCTGAAAAATCAGCAAATCATGACTAAAACCCTGAAACTGTATCAAAAAGACCAGTTATTGAAAAAGCTTACCAAATCTCTCCTGGAAAAGAGAGATAAGGAAAAAAAGGTGATAAATCCGGAAATTGTAAAGATAATCCGGGATCTGCAAAACCATTTTGAAGAACATACCCTCGATGAGTTCGAAATCCGCTTCAGTGATATTTACCACGGTTTCAATGAGCGCCTGTTAAAAAATTTTCCCAATCTGACCCCCAATGAAATCCGCCTGTGTGAACTGATTAAGCTTAATTTCACAACAAAGGATATTTCCAATCTCACTCTCCGTTCTGTAAAAAGTGTTGAAATTGCCCGGTACCGTCTCCGGAAAAAACTGGGCATTGGAAAATATGTGAATCTGGCCACGTTTCTTGCCAATTTCTAA
- a CDS encoding biotin transporter BioY gives MHIKANQLRTVQQGFKTYTMNLALVAVGSLFIALSARVAVPVPFSMVPVTLQTLAVLIVMALLGSKRGTLSVLLYLSEGLAGLPVFAMGAGGFYHLTGPTGGYLLAFLPVGFLFGRWLEWSLERRFLNVCVAGFITHAAILFLGALWLSRFVTWEPAIMQGIVPFVPGAVFKSVILAGIISRVSHTRDI, from the coding sequence GTGCATATTAAAGCAAATCAGTTACGAACCGTTCAGCAGGGATTTAAAACCTACACCATGAATCTTGCTCTGGTTGCCGTCGGATCGCTTTTTATTGCTCTGAGCGCCCGGGTAGCTGTTCCCGTACCCTTTTCCATGGTTCCCGTGACCCTTCAGACTCTGGCTGTCCTCATTGTGATGGCACTATTAGGTTCAAAAAGAGGAACCCTGAGCGTTCTCTTGTATCTGTCCGAAGGACTGGCAGGTCTGCCTGTCTTTGCTATGGGAGCCGGGGGTTTTTACCATCTGACGGGACCTACAGGAGGATACTTGCTGGCTTTTCTCCCTGTTGGCTTTCTCTTCGGACGCTGGCTTGAATGGTCTCTGGAACGCCGCTTCCTGAATGTGTGTGTCGCCGGTTTTATAACCCATGCGGCGATTCTGTTCTTAGGCGCCCTGTGGCTCAGCCGCTTTGTTACCTGGGAACCGGCTATTATGCAGGGTATCGTTCCCTTCGTTCCCGGTGCCGTGTTCAAATCGGTCATTCTGGCCGGAATCATCAGCCGGGTATCCCATACCAGGGATATCTGA